A genomic region of Leptotrichia hofstadii contains the following coding sequences:
- a CDS encoding prepilin-type N-terminal cleavage/methylation domain-containing protein, producing the protein MKKREGYLLVEILISMFIFSVLVFVISVFLKRVVIVEKAKKDNQKMYEKMYFSMDKIVLDIKNRDIQGFSYEGENNNIFVKENQIVFKLNELFYKIEFDKGKLYISDAENLKKFGSRAEVGKFREAKFEKVGEVLIIKLNSHKNDSVRAVRI; encoded by the coding sequence ATGAAAAAAAGAGAAGGATATTTATTAGTCGAAATATTAATAAGTATGTTTATATTTTCTGTTCTTGTATTCGTAATTTCTGTGTTCTTAAAACGTGTGGTTATTGTGGAAAAGGCAAAGAAGGATAATCAGAAAATGTATGAGAAAATGTATTTTTCGATGGATAAAATTGTTTTGGATATAAAGAATAGAGATATTCAAGGATTTTCTTATGAAGGAGAGAATAATAATATTTTTGTTAAAGAAAATCAAATAGTTTTTAAATTGAATGAGCTATTTTACAAAATTGAATTTGATAAAGGAAAATTGTATATTTCTGATGCGGAAAATTTGAAAAAGTTTGGAAGTAGAGCTGAAGTTGGAAAATTTCGTGAGGCAAAGTTTGAGAAAGTGGGAGAAGTACTGATTATTAAGTTAAATAGTCATAAAAATGATAGTGTTAGGGCTGTGAGAATTTAA
- a CDS encoding type IV pilus modification PilV family protein, giving the protein MRRNRGETLIESLISMFFVTVIIVPVANLFLQTFKTDIKVDNLNEKNVNIENMVEILKAKKYDEIVNFIGKYEISKVDDFYNRFAIEKKYQFLKKLEQKLDKKGKFQEDKINLEIKKADGYFMNEFGQKEYIFEINIDKIKDYYFPNIDESS; this is encoded by the coding sequence ATGAGAAGGAATAGGGGAGAAACGTTAATTGAGAGTTTAATTTCGATGTTTTTTGTAACAGTTATCATTGTACCAGTTGCAAATTTATTTTTACAGACATTTAAAACGGATATTAAAGTTGATAATTTAAATGAAAAAAATGTAAACATTGAAAATATGGTTGAAATATTAAAGGCAAAAAAATATGATGAAATTGTAAATTTTATCGGAAAATATGAGATTTCAAAAGTAGATGATTTTTATAATAGATTTGCAATTGAGAAAAAATATCAATTTTTGAAAAAATTGGAACAAAAACTAGATAAAAAGGGAAAGTTTCAGGAAGATAAAATAAATTTGGAAATAAAGAAGGCGGATGGGTATTTTATGAATGAGTTTGGACAGAAGGAATATATTTTTGAAATAAATATTGATAAAATAAAGGATTATTATTTTCCAAATATTGATGAAAGCAGTTAA
- a CDS encoding prepilin peptidase gives MNIVIEIVKYCIFFRIIWIDLKKRIIPEESFVILLALGLILAIQNINLEGYYMGICAYSMPMIVLYILEDYFGKTLIGFGDVKLMMGIGGILGYFGVEKIINFYMILYIFSGIVAFLFLFLKKWKKYEYIPFAPFIIVSYVIFEIFGK, from the coding sequence ATGAATATTGTGATTGAAATTGTGAAATATTGTATTTTTTTTAGAATTATCTGGATTGATTTGAAAAAAAGGATTATTCCTGAAGAAAGTTTTGTCATTTTACTTGCATTAGGATTGATATTAGCAATTCAAAATATTAATTTAGAAGGTTATTATATGGGAATTTGTGCTTATTCAATGCCGATGATAGTGCTTTATATTTTAGAAGATTATTTCGGAAAAACGCTGATAGGCTTTGGGGATGTGAAACTGATGATGGGAATTGGTGGTATTTTGGGATATTTTGGAGTGGAGAAGATTATAAATTTTTATATGATTTTGTATATTTTTTCTGGAATAGTTGCTTTTTTATTTTTATTTTTGAAAAAGTGGAAAAAGTATGAATATATTCCATTTGCACCGTTTATCATCGTAAGTTATGTAATTTTTGAGATTTTTGGCAAATAA
- a CDS encoding prepilin-type N-terminal cleavage/methylation domain-containing protein: MDKVSKKEKSKIEKMKRREENKGLKEREKGFTLVEVILVVAIITIISAIAVPQVGKYLNKANRSKVIGAVAELNNTTTSWSIDHGGDAPKNLQDILTEHGNLNKLGIGLDNNGKFKIGNIEGNVVYQDGEVFAKVSAGSKAFAGEEIRK, encoded by the coding sequence ATGGATAAGGTTTCAAAAAAAGAAAAGAGCAAAATTGAAAAAATGAAAAGAAGGGAAGAAAACAAAGGATTAAAGGAAAGGGAAAAAGGGTTTACGCTCGTAGAGGTAATACTGGTAGTAGCGATTATTACGATAATATCGGCAATTGCAGTGCCACAAGTTGGTAAGTATTTGAATAAGGCGAATAGAAGCAAGGTAATTGGAGCAGTTGCGGAACTTAATAATACTACAACTTCTTGGAGTATTGATCATGGTGGAGATGCACCTAAGAATTTACAGGATATTTTAACAGAGCATGGAAATCTAAATAAACTTGGAATTGGGCTGGATAACAATGGGAAATTTAAGATTGGAAATATTGAAGGAAATGTAGTTTATCAGGATGGAGAGGTTTTTGCCAAAGTATCTGCAGGAAGTAAGGCTTTTGCAGGAGAAGAAATTAGGAAATAA
- a CDS encoding DUF2628 domain-containing protein, protein MKQINGKRAVLENGVLRKEIKFGFSWGAFFLGFIYPLIKGDYMVAGISFVVIGITGIIYFPLIFVLSMVFGFIYNKMYVRRLIKQGWHPFTEEDAQVLKKNGILFNEKNKSYGSNEERMIEEAENFKKQESGKIEVIEFKKNNNDNDFYDTNNANIDSSFNGNPNNTEMNHKNRTIQKFVARSIGGGLVSLILGVFTANIVLILLGAGLTGGGAFLAIKNKDKIKWK, encoded by the coding sequence ATGAAACAGATAAATGGAAAAAGAGCTGTTTTGGAAAATGGAGTTTTAAGAAAAGAAATAAAATTTGGATTTTCATGGGGAGCATTTTTTTTAGGTTTTATATATCCGTTAATTAAAGGGGATTATATGGTGGCCGGAATTTCTTTTGTCGTAATTGGTATAACAGGGATAATATATTTTCCATTGATATTTGTTCTATCAATGGTATTTGGTTTTATATATAATAAAATGTATGTTAGAAGGCTTATTAAACAAGGATGGCATCCATTTACAGAAGAAGATGCGCAGGTTTTGAAAAAGAATGGAATACTTTTTAATGAGAAAAATAAATCCTATGGAAGCAATGAAGAAAGGATGATAGAAGAAGCAGAAAATTTTAAAAAACAAGAGTCTGGAAAAATAGAAGTTATTGAATTTAAAAAAAATAACAATGATAATGATTTTTATGATACAAATAATGCAAATATTGATAGTTCTTTTAATGGAAATCCTAATAATACGGAAATGAATCATAAAAATCGCACAATACAGAAATTTGTTGCAAGATCAATTGGTGGAGGGCTTGTTTCACTCATCTTAGGAGTTTTCACGGCAAATATTGTTCTAATTCTTTTAGGAGCTGGACTGACAGGTGGAGGAGCCTTTTTGGCTATAAAAAATAAGGATAAAATAAAATGGAAATAA
- a CDS encoding response regulator transcription factor: MRLLVVEDEKKLNELITKKLKKEYYGVDSCFDGEEAIRYVEGTEYDAVILDIMLPKLDGFEVIKRIRAKKNKVPILLLTARDNIDDKVKGLDYGADDYLVKPFIFEELMARIRVLLRRNSGNADNIVTIANLKVDLDAKTVFRDDLLIKLSGREYSILEYLIRNKGKILSRERIEDHIWNYDYEGGTNVIDVYIRYLRKKIDDSYTPKLIHTIRGLGYVLRVDNENE; encoded by the coding sequence ATGAGATTACTAGTTGTAGAAGATGAAAAGAAGTTGAACGAACTTATTACAAAAAAGCTTAAAAAGGAATATTATGGAGTTGACAGCTGTTTTGACGGAGAAGAGGCAATCAGATATGTGGAAGGAACTGAATATGATGCGGTAATTTTGGATATTATGCTTCCAAAACTTGACGGATTTGAAGTGATTAAAAGAATAAGGGCAAAGAAAAATAAAGTTCCAATACTGCTTTTAACTGCAAGAGATAATATAGATGATAAAGTGAAAGGGCTAGATTATGGAGCAGACGACTATCTTGTAAAGCCTTTTATCTTTGAAGAACTTATGGCCCGTATCCGTGTACTTTTAAGACGGAATTCCGGAAATGCCGATAATATAGTTACAATAGCTAATCTTAAGGTTGACCTTGATGCTAAAACAGTTTTTAGAGATGATTTATTAATAAAACTATCAGGTAGAGAATATTCGATTTTGGAATATTTGATACGAAATAAAGGAAAAATTTTATCAAGAGAAAGAATAGAAGACCATATATGGAATTATGACTATGAAGGTGGAACCAACGTTATAGATGTTTACATCAGATATTTGAGGAAAAAGATTGATGACAGCTATACTCCAAAACTTATTCATACCATTCGTGGATTGGGTTATGTCCTGAGGGTCGATAATGAAAATGAATAA
- a CDS encoding sensor histidine kinase — translation MKMNKLSIKSKITFWYIGLMISLIVIFLITIIYISENLVRANAYKNLKSSVVSAFDEIEVYDGELTIDNDFIIFNNNVHLSVYDDETGFIYGDIPLDFEYDETFSDKNDVRIIKHKNKKWYIFDSKKNFSGYGIIHIRGIAPATEVENIIETIVLISLIVLPFFLLFSAISGYFITKKAFKPIEKIRGAAEKINEGNDLTQRINIGEGNDEIYTLANTFDTMFDRLQSSFEREAQFTSDVSHELRTPVSIIISECEYGLENLTSIENARNTISSVLDETKKMSKLISQLLTLSRMDRGNQKLNFDKINISEMAHLIADSQQHNADSKNIKIYSEIEEDIFIVGDETMIMRIFVNLISNAINYGCENGNIWIKLSQDKDFAICKIIDDGIGIEKENIPKIWGRFYQVESSRTTENIGLGLSMVKWIIEAHNGEIYVESEIGKGSSFVFKLKKEGK, via the coding sequence ATGAAAATGAATAAACTTTCTATAAAGTCCAAAATAACTTTCTGGTATATCGGTCTTATGATAAGTCTTATAGTCATATTTCTTATAACAATAATTTATATTAGTGAAAATCTTGTACGGGCAAACGCTTATAAAAATTTGAAAAGTTCTGTAGTTTCGGCATTCGACGAAATTGAAGTTTATGATGGTGAACTTACTATTGACAATGATTTTATTATTTTTAATAATAATGTTCATTTGTCGGTTTATGATGATGAAACAGGATTTATTTATGGGGATATTCCATTGGATTTTGAATATGATGAAACTTTTTCCGATAAAAATGATGTAAGAATTATAAAACATAAAAATAAAAAATGGTATATTTTTGACAGCAAAAAGAATTTTTCAGGCTACGGCATTATTCATATTCGTGGAATTGCTCCTGCAACAGAAGTGGAAAATATTATTGAAACAATTGTTTTAATTTCTCTGATTGTATTACCATTTTTCTTGTTATTTTCAGCAATAAGTGGATACTTTATAACAAAAAAAGCATTTAAACCTATAGAAAAAATAAGGGGAGCTGCGGAGAAAATTAATGAGGGAAATGATTTGACACAAAGAATTAATATTGGAGAAGGAAATGATGAAATTTATACTTTGGCAAATACCTTTGATACAATGTTTGACAGACTGCAAAGTTCCTTTGAAAGAGAAGCACAGTTTACATCAGATGTTTCACACGAGCTGCGAACACCTGTGTCAATTATAATTTCCGAATGTGAATACGGTCTTGAAAATCTCACTTCAATAGAAAATGCCAGAAATACAATTTCTTCTGTGCTTGATGAAACTAAAAAGATGTCAAAATTAATCTCACAGCTTCTGACTTTATCGAGAATGGACAGAGGAAATCAGAAACTTAATTTTGATAAAATAAATATAAGTGAAATGGCACATCTTATTGCTGACAGTCAGCAACATAATGCAGACAGTAAAAATATAAAAATTTATTCTGAAATAGAGGAAGACATTTTTATTGTTGGCGATGAGACGATGATTATGAGAATTTTTGTAAATTTAATTTCAAATGCGATTAACTATGGTTGTGAAAATGGAAATATATGGATAAAACTGTCACAGGATAAAGATTTTGCAATATGTAAAATTATTGATGATGGAATCGGTATAGAAAAAGAAAATATACCTAAAATATGGGGACGATTTTATCAGGTGGAAAGTTCCAGAACAACAGAAAATATAGGGCTTGGATTATCAATGGTAAAATGGATTATAGAGGCACATAACGGAGAGATTTATGTGGAAAGTGAAATTGGAAAAGGAAGTTCGTTTGTATTTAAGTTGAAAAAGGAGGGAAAATGA
- a CDS encoding PepSY domain-containing protein: MKKNFLKKLLIVFFITVMGVPANGNSAKETKTVRVLNVDVKISIAQAKQLALDHSKVAKNTAKMTKIRLDKENKKFIYEIEFYTERKKYKYNIDANTGKVLSYSQKDRVSASTTIRDDGKIINTNGSDTEIRKTPKYIGIEKAKEIAVARITGAKKINVTNIQLDSEKGRKIYEGRIVYKNTEYKFDIDAITGEVIKWEVNEN, translated from the coding sequence ATGAAAAAAAATTTTTTGAAAAAATTACTTATAGTATTTTTTATTACAGTAATGGGAGTCCCTGCAAATGGAAATTCAGCTAAAGAGACTAAAACAGTAAGAGTTCTGAATGTTGATGTAAAAATTTCGATTGCACAGGCAAAGCAGCTTGCGTTAGACCATTCAAAAGTGGCAAAAAATACTGCAAAAATGACTAAAATTCGTCTGGATAAGGAAAATAAGAAATTTATATATGAAATAGAATTTTATACAGAACGGAAAAAATATAAATATAACATTGATGCGAATACAGGAAAAGTTCTGAGTTACAGCCAAAAAGACCGAGTATCGGCTTCAACGACAATAAGAGATGATGGTAAAATCATTAATACAAATGGCAGTGATACAGAAATAAGAAAAACACCAAAATATATTGGAATAGAAAAAGCAAAAGAAATAGCAGTTGCACGGATTACTGGTGCAAAAAAAATCAATGTTACAAATATTCAGCTGGATAGTGAAAAAGGAAGAAAGATTTATGAAGGAAGAATAGTGTATAAAAATACAGAATACAAATTCGACATTGATGCTATAACAGGTGAAGTAATAAAATGGGAAGTAAATGAAAATTAG
- a CDS encoding CPBP family intramembrane glutamic endopeptidase, with protein MEKNINKSKMKELGLLILNTACYSALIITSVIILLTVLSSLLSKKIILADYSKQSFEVNELLKFLVFYPIGEELLLRGLILQFLKKKTKYANLIQAVIFGILHLNPIKFIYTTISGIFFGNVRLKPNPIWWIILLHSTFNLVSIFLYKPFMIIVEKIFYLQNMPIITLTIVFIPPLFIFDYTLKQLKNKFNYEKLYKA; from the coding sequence ATGGAAAAAAATATTAATAAATCTAAAATGAAAGAATTGGGACTGCTGATATTGAATACAGCCTGCTACTCAGCATTAATTATAACATCTGTAATAATTTTACTTACCGTTTTAAGTTCTTTGTTATCAAAAAAGATAATTCTTGCCGATTATTCAAAACAGTCTTTTGAAGTTAATGAACTGCTTAAATTCCTAGTATTTTACCCTATTGGGGAAGAGCTTTTATTGAGAGGACTAATACTTCAATTTTTAAAGAAAAAGACAAAATATGCCAATTTAATTCAGGCTGTAATTTTTGGAATACTTCATTTGAATCCAATTAAATTTATATACACAACAATATCAGGTATCTTTTTCGGAAATGTGCGGTTAAAACCCAATCCGATCTGGTGGATAATTTTATTACATTCGACATTTAATCTTGTTTCGATATTTCTATACAAGCCTTTTATGATTATAGTTGAAAAAATATTTTATCTTCAAAATATGCCAATAATAACATTAACTATCGTATTTATTCCACCTTTATTCATATTTGATTATACTCTTAAACAACTTAAAAATAAATTTAATTACGAAAAACTTTACAAAGCATAA
- a CDS encoding Abi family protein: protein MSKEYLEITEQLELFKKRGMIVENEEKALEKLVFINYYKLKEASLPFFFENKYIENTRFEDIVFRFYEDRNLRLYKTDMRILKQIGFKDIENVKNLKI from the coding sequence ATGAGTAAGGAGTATTTAGAAATTACGGAGCAGTTAGAACTTTTTAAAAAGCGTGGAATGATTGTTGAAAATGAAGAAAAAGCATTAGAGAAATTGGTTTTTATAAATTATTACAAGTTGAAAGAAGCCTCGCTCCCTTTCTTTTTTGAGAATAAATACATAGAAAATACAAGATTTGAAGATATTGTTTTTAGATTTTATGAAGATAGAAATTTAAGATTATATAAAACAGATATGAGAATCTTAAAACAAATAGGATTTAAAGATATAGAAAATGTAAAAAATTTGAAAATATAA
- a CDS encoding DUF6683 family protein: protein MKINLKKLFVIAVIGTGLFISQPAQAFYYDMSDSFNYTNNVINSTRNYLLGSEVISHIKKGDYSSKKKSNSKKTTTKTTGSSATSTTVPKTTKANITFKSDGNTRGLDYFVNNYPSKQRGEARTYLKKIQDSFPQVARSVGIPTNDLSSGLAAAIAGAYMAYNNVSLNDSYMKPMQNQLKTVLQGVDDFDKMSNSDKKYIYDQLVIIGMTLTINQYQNQQNPNAKVTAQLRNAGKQVLEGLLGVSASKVKITASGLSF, encoded by the coding sequence ATGAAAATAAATTTAAAGAAACTATTTGTTATAGCAGTTATTGGGACAGGTTTATTTATATCACAGCCTGCACAGGCATTTTATTATGATATGTCAGACAGTTTTAACTATACAAACAATGTGATAAATAGTACAAGAAATTATTTACTTGGTAGTGAAGTAATAAGCCACATTAAAAAAGGAGATTATTCTTCAAAGAAAAAATCAAATTCTAAAAAAACAACTACAAAAACAACGGGAAGTTCAGCAACTTCAACTACAGTCCCAAAAACAACAAAAGCAAATATTACTTTTAAATCGGACGGAAATACAAGAGGACTTGATTATTTTGTTAATAACTATCCGTCAAAACAGAGAGGGGAAGCAAGAACATATCTGAAAAAAATTCAGGATTCTTTCCCGCAGGTAGCACGTTCAGTAGGAATACCTACAAATGACCTGTCTTCAGGATTGGCAGCTGCAATAGCAGGAGCATATATGGCATATAACAATGTAAGTCTGAATGATAGTTATATGAAACCTATGCAAAATCAGTTAAAAACAGTGCTTCAAGGTGTAGATGACTTTGATAAAATGAGTAACAGTGATAAAAAATATATTTACGATCAATTGGTAATAATAGGAATGACTTTAACCATAAATCAGTACCAAAATCAGCAAAACCCAAATGCAAAAGTTACCGCTCAGTTAAGAAATGCAGGTAAACAGGTGCTTGAGGGACTTCTTGGAGTAAGTGCAAGCAAAGTGAAAATAACGGCATCAGGGCTTTCTTTTTAA
- a CDS encoding DUF6683 family protein, giving the protein MKINLKKLFVTAVIGAGLFVSQPAQAFMGYWYDYNSDWIQQDIMRRTFENHNRVFGNNTNNDSSSGKSSSSKSTGSSKSKSSSQTSSKPKPAKKAKITFKSDGNTRGLDYLVNRYPSKQRGEARTYLKQMQDSFPQVARSVGMPTNDLSTGMAAVIAGAYMAYNNVSLNDSYMKPMAKQFKEALESVSEFDKMSDSDKKYVYDQMVIIGMTLAVNQSQNQQNPNAKVTAQLRRAGKEVLEGVLKVNASKVKITSSGLVY; this is encoded by the coding sequence ATGAAAATAAATTTGAAAAAACTATTTGTTACAGCAGTTATTGGGGCAGGTTTATTTGTATCACAGCCTGCACAGGCATTTATGGGATACTGGTATGATTATAACAGTGACTGGATTCAGCAGGATATAATGAGAAGAACTTTTGAGAATCATAATAGAGTTTTTGGTAATAATACAAATAACGACAGTTCAAGTGGAAAAAGTTCAAGCTCTAAGAGTACAGGAAGCAGTAAAAGTAAATCATCATCCCAAACATCGTCTAAACCAAAACCGGCAAAAAAAGCCAAAATTACTTTTAAATCGGACGGAAATACAAGAGGACTTGATTATCTTGTTAACAGATATCCTTCAAAACAAAGAGGAGAAGCGAGAACATACCTGAAACAGATGCAGGATTCATTCCCACAGGTAGCACGTTCAGTAGGAATGCCTACAAATGATTTGTCGACAGGAATGGCAGCTGTAATAGCGGGAGCATACATGGCTTATAATAATGTTAGCTTAAATGACAGTTATATGAAACCTATGGCAAAACAGTTTAAGGAAGCATTGGAAAGTGTATCGGAATTTGATAAAATGAGCGATAGTGATAAAAAATATGTTTATGATCAAATGGTAATAATAGGAATGACTTTAGCTGTAAATCAGTCCCAAAATCAGCAAAATCCAAATGCAAAAGTTACCGCTCAATTAAGAAGAGCGGGAAAAGAAGTACTTGAGGGAGTTCTTAAAGTAAATGCAAGCAAAGTGAAAATAACATCATCAGGGCTTGTTTATTAA
- a CDS encoding TraX family protein, whose translation MDKKVIFSKGINSFTLHILAMTFMVADHLWNIFFPNQIWLNMLGRLAFPIFAFMLTEGFYRTKNRKKYLIRIFIFAAISEIPFNLFASLALKGEIMVFYPYNNVLWTFGIALCGMNLLEKTEKSKNLNKIIKFFVKAAISILTIVIAHFARSDYLGYGIAIILIFYFFRGKDYKNIIFQAVLMVFLNVFIMPGLEFPFNIFGNEIFIKTQIFAIFSLPIIWLYNGKQGIHNRFTKYMFYFFYPLHLLLIVAIYVSFMIYLISLIGKNYGN comes from the coding sequence ATGGATAAAAAAGTTATATTTTCTAAAGGGATAAATTCTTTTACACTGCATATTCTGGCAATGACATTTATGGTGGCAGATCATCTGTGGAATATATTTTTTCCTAATCAGATATGGTTAAATATGCTTGGAAGACTTGCATTTCCGATTTTTGCCTTTATGCTTACAGAGGGATTTTACAGGACAAAAAACAGAAAAAAATATTTAATTCGTATCTTTATTTTTGCGGCTATTTCGGAAATTCCGTTCAATCTTTTTGCAAGTCTGGCATTAAAAGGAGAAATAATGGTATTTTATCCATATAACAATGTATTATGGACTTTCGGAATTGCCTTATGTGGAATGAATTTACTGGAAAAAACGGAAAAATCAAAAAATCTGAATAAAATAATAAAATTTTTTGTAAAAGCTGCCATAAGTATTTTAACCATCGTAATTGCACATTTTGCAAGAAGTGATTATTTAGGATATGGGATTGCAATTATTCTGATATTCTATTTTTTCAGGGGGAAAGATTACAAAAACATAATATTTCAGGCTGTATTAATGGTGTTTCTAAACGTATTTATTATGCCTGGACTTGAATTTCCGTTTAACATTTTTGGAAATGAAATATTTATAAAAACACAGATATTTGCGATATTTTCATTGCCGATAATATGGCTTTATAATGGGAAACAAGGTATTCATAACAGATTTACAAAATATATGTTTTATTTCTTTTATCCATTACACCTTTTACTAATAGTGGCGATTTATGTTTCTTTTATGATATATCTGATTTCTTTGATAGGTAAGAATTATGGAAATTAA
- a CDS encoding tetratricopeptide repeat protein codes for MIKLKKILIIAMIVFVVFSCNKKQEQNKTKKGNNVDISQSDKNKTEENKEKVEKDSSEIEKQKEVSSEEVIKKAEEEFLKDSKNLEKYRNYVTVAFYQNREFKRTKEITEIFLKNAPDYSYGYRVMADILFYEKKYKESAEYYEKAIGILKHGKQSYAEYKDIKVLNNVLSEIIEKNLIQAYRLSGNNEKAVETFIINQKFLKENYNPLLYNIALENVKKDNEMLKSTNSKKYEENKKKLSDLN; via the coding sequence GTGATAAAATTGAAAAAAATTTTAATAATAGCTATGATAGTTTTTGTTGTTTTTAGCTGCAATAAGAAACAGGAACAAAATAAAACAAAAAAAGGTAATAATGTTGATATAAGCCAGAGTGATAAAAACAAAACTGAAGAAAATAAAGAAAAAGTAGAAAAAGATAGTTCTGAAATAGAAAAACAGAAGGAAGTTTCATCAGAAGAAGTTATAAAAAAAGCGGAAGAGGAATTTTTAAAGGACAGCAAAAATCTTGAGAAATACCGTAATTATGTAACTGTGGCATTTTATCAAAACCGTGAATTTAAAAGAACAAAGGAAATTACAGAAATATTTTTAAAAAATGCTCCTGATTATTCCTATGGTTACAGAGTGATGGCAGATATTCTCTTTTATGAAAAAAAATATAAGGAAAGTGCTGAATATTATGAAAAAGCAATAGGTATTTTAAAACATGGTAAACAGAGTTATGCGGAATACAAGGATATTAAAGTATTAAATAATGTACTTTCAGAAATAATTGAAAAAAATTTGATACAGGCTTACAGATTGTCAGGAAATAATGAAAAAGCAGTAGAAACTTTTATAATTAACCAAAAATTTCTAAAAGAAAACTATAATCCCCTTTTGTATAACATAGCTTTAGAAAATGTCAAAAAGGATAATGAAATGTTAAAATCTACTAATAGTAAGAAATATGAGGAAAACAAGAAAAAATTATCTGATTTAAATTAA
- a CDS encoding DUF6683 family protein — MKAKFMKKIFLLSILALGLGISGQAHADYSDMFKNEIMQELLNTTSSSQGKSYGKSSLTFTQDGSTDGLETLVATYPKSQQKEIRASLKQLYDSFPQVAHSVGIPTNDLSSGVAAVIAGAYMAYNNVSLNDDYVKPMANQFKAHLENSGFFDGMSNREKKSMYDQMVMVGMTLAVGQSLNQSNPNSQTTAQLREAGKQILEAILKVDADRVRITAQGISY, encoded by the coding sequence ATGAAAGCAAAATTTATGAAAAAAATATTTCTTTTAAGTATTTTAGCACTGGGACTTGGAATTTCAGGACAAGCTCATGCTGATTATAGCGATATGTTTAAAAATGAAATAATGCAGGAACTTTTAAATACAACTTCATCTTCACAAGGTAAATCTTATGGAAAATCATCGCTCACTTTTACACAGGACGGAAGTACCGATGGACTGGAAACATTGGTTGCAACTTATCCAAAAAGCCAGCAAAAGGAAATAAGGGCATCATTAAAACAGCTGTATGATTCTTTCCCACAGGTAGCCCATTCTGTAGGAATACCGACAAATGATCTGTCTTCGGGAGTAGCGGCTGTAATAGCAGGAGCATACATGGCATATAACAATGTCAGTCTTAATGACGACTATGTGAAACCTATGGCAAATCAGTTCAAGGCTCATCTTGAAAACAGCGGATTTTTTGACGGAATGAGCAACAGGGAGAAAAAAAGTATGTACGACCAGATGGTTATGGTTGGAATGACTTTAGCTGTGGGACAGTCCTTAAATCAGAGCAATCCTAATTCACAGACTACAGCTCAATTAAGGGAGGCAGGAAAACAAATACTTGAAGCTATTTTAAAAGTGGATGCTGACAGAGTCCGTATAACAGCTCAAGGAATATCTTATTAA